A window from Corynebacterium singulare encodes these proteins:
- a CDS encoding glycerol-3-phosphate dehydrogenase/oxidase — translation MTTTSNYSFNPEYFEKAWNDYSTEDYDVVIIGGGSVGAGAAVDAATRGLKTAVVEARDFAAGTSSRSSKMFHGGLRYLAMFDFRLVAESLKERELNMSTLAPHLVKPLKFIFPLTHRGWERVMMFGGFTLYDLMGGAKSVPMQKHLTRKGVLKVTPGLKEDAVVGGVRYYDTLVDDARHTMTVLRTAAEYGASVRTGTEVTGFEKDARGRITAAHVRDLETGRETTVRGKVFINATGVWNDKIQDMAGAEGKFTVHASKGVHIVVPKDALDAEAALCFVTEKSVLFVIPWGEYWIIGTTDTDWEKGLSLPDPAPTKADIDYILDQVNQRVRNKITRDDIVGVYSGLRPLLSGKSDSTTNLSRNHAVARVAPGMVSVAGGKYTTYRVIGKDAVDLAAKELGTKVAESITERTPILGADGYHALANQVPALARRFNLSEDRIEHLLGRYGSLIDEVLAPAAEDSSLLEPVPGAESYIWAEVRYAVTHEGALHIDDIVSRRLRVAIEFADRGVAAAQPIAEFVAPLLGWDQSDIEREVAHFKQHTEAELAAEAALTDREANDILERAGSARATKEEA, via the coding sequence ATGACCACGACGAGTAATTACAGCTTCAACCCCGAGTATTTTGAAAAGGCCTGGAACGACTATTCCACTGAGGATTATGACGTTGTCATCATCGGTGGTGGTTCCGTCGGCGCCGGCGCCGCCGTCGATGCAGCAACGCGTGGTCTGAAAACAGCCGTCGTCGAAGCCCGCGACTTCGCTGCCGGCACCTCGTCGCGTTCTTCTAAGATGTTCCACGGTGGCCTGCGCTACCTGGCTATGTTCGACTTCCGCCTGGTGGCTGAGTCCCTCAAGGAGCGCGAGCTCAACATGTCCACCCTGGCCCCGCACCTGGTGAAGCCGCTGAAGTTCATCTTCCCGCTGACCCACCGCGGTTGGGAGCGTGTCATGATGTTCGGCGGATTCACCCTGTATGACTTGATGGGCGGCGCCAAGAGCGTCCCGATGCAGAAGCACCTCACCCGCAAGGGCGTGCTCAAGGTGACCCCGGGCCTGAAGGAAGACGCAGTCGTCGGTGGCGTGCGCTACTACGACACGCTGGTCGACGACGCCCGCCACACCATGACTGTCCTGCGCACCGCCGCCGAGTACGGCGCCAGCGTGCGCACCGGCACCGAGGTCACCGGCTTTGAGAAGGATGCGCGTGGCCGCATCACCGCCGCCCACGTGCGTGACCTCGAGACCGGCCGTGAGACCACGGTCCGCGGCAAGGTCTTCATCAACGCCACCGGCGTGTGGAACGACAAGATTCAGGACATGGCGGGTGCCGAGGGTAAGTTCACCGTTCACGCCTCCAAGGGTGTGCACATCGTCGTGCCGAAGGACGCCCTCGATGCCGAGGCCGCCCTGTGCTTCGTCACCGAGAAGTCCGTGCTGTTTGTCATCCCGTGGGGCGAGTACTGGATCATCGGCACCACCGATACCGACTGGGAGAAGGGCCTGTCCCTGCCGGATCCGGCCCCGACGAAGGCGGATATCGACTACATTTTGGACCAGGTCAACCAGCGCGTGCGCAATAAGATCACCCGCGATGACATCGTCGGCGTCTACTCCGGCCTGCGCCCGCTGCTGTCCGGCAAGTCTGACTCCACCACCAACCTCTCCCGCAACCACGCCGTGGCCCGTGTGGCACCGGGCATGGTTTCCGTGGCTGGTGGCAAGTACACCACCTACCGCGTCATTGGTAAGGACGCGGTGGACCTGGCCGCCAAGGAGCTGGGCACCAAGGTGGCTGAATCCATTACGGAGCGCACCCCAATCCTGGGTGCGGACGGCTACCACGCCTTGGCCAACCAGGTCCCAGCACTGGCCCGCCGCTTCAACCTCAGCGAGGACCGCATCGAGCACCTGCTCGGTCGCTATGGCTCCCTCATCGATGAGGTCCTGGCACCTGCCGCCGAGGACTCCTCGCTCCTCGAGCCGGTTCCGGGCGCTGAGAGCTACATCTGGGCTGAGGTTCGCTATGCCGTCACCCACGAGGGTGCTCTGCACATCGACGACATCGTGTCCCGCCGTCTGCGCGTGGCCATCGAGTTCGCCGACCGTGGCGTTGCCGCTGCTCAGCCCATTGCTGAGTTCGTCGCGCCGCTGCTGGGTTGGGACCAGAGCGACATTGAGCGCGAGGTTGCCCACTTCAAGCAGCACACCGAGGCGGAGCTTGCCGCCGAGGCTGCACTCACCGACCGTGAGGCAAATGACATTCTCGAGCGCGCAGGTAGCGCACGAGCCACTAAGGAAGAAGCCTAA
- a CDS encoding lysophospholipid acyltransferase family protein, with product MSAVSNVVYRQITHVGRGLTLAQGLKMRLSGVENIPDEGGAVIVCNHTGYMDFLFGAFLAYRKKRLVRYLAKASVFKAPVVGQLFQMMGHVPVDRIDGGAAIVKGTELAKNGELVGVFAEGTISRSFEIRSMRNGAARIAHAAGVPIIPQVIFGSQRLWTKGQKKHLGRTKTPILITALEPYYTTGDHDADIAEVRRRMQDALESLWEQYEAEFGPMPAGEYWVPARKGGGAPTLEEAEAQDTEVESERYRVRRLRDDLTSLKGHVSAATIELVRDRMALMKSSTPEAADADAALGDVPPTATTDPDQGKDRPRTAPETLDWIKENLNSVVEEATRGLEEGREKVTEVMAQLKSDVAEAQASMTASGKEIFAGSVVEQGLLSAATQSRLIVSRLPHRIKAEYSAVPRVIVADQSALSMDGGEVSKRLQEALAELHPQAEELVIISQQGTVLDAAALDAVPQTVWRIACSERAEAVQFNDAPGGDVVTAASPAEGLAAVVKKIGAEPKDLLFFANEPGDETFAEGGEGVAVHMVALETAPIEVVKAAQAVTYSAERFGIAEVLEAMARLQQPKKK from the coding sequence ATGAGCGCTGTGAGCAACGTTGTCTACCGGCAGATTACCCACGTAGGTCGCGGGCTGACCTTGGCCCAAGGGTTGAAGATGCGTTTGTCGGGTGTGGAGAATATCCCGGATGAAGGCGGCGCGGTGATCGTGTGCAATCACACCGGTTACATGGATTTCCTCTTCGGGGCTTTCCTGGCGTACCGCAAGAAGCGCCTTGTGCGCTATTTGGCCAAGGCTTCCGTTTTTAAGGCCCCCGTGGTGGGACAGCTCTTTCAGATGATGGGCCACGTTCCGGTGGACCGTATCGATGGTGGTGCGGCCATTGTTAAGGGCACCGAGCTGGCTAAGAACGGCGAGCTCGTGGGCGTCTTCGCGGAAGGCACGATTTCTCGCAGCTTTGAGATCCGCAGCATGCGTAATGGGGCCGCGCGGATTGCCCATGCCGCGGGTGTGCCCATCATTCCGCAGGTGATTTTCGGCTCGCAGCGTTTGTGGACCAAGGGCCAGAAGAAGCACCTGGGCCGCACGAAAACCCCGATCCTCATCACGGCCTTGGAGCCGTACTACACCACGGGCGATCATGATGCGGACATCGCTGAAGTGCGCCGCCGCATGCAGGACGCGCTGGAGAGCCTCTGGGAACAGTATGAGGCCGAGTTTGGCCCAATGCCGGCGGGCGAGTATTGGGTGCCCGCGCGCAAGGGGGGCGGCGCGCCGACTTTGGAGGAGGCCGAGGCCCAGGACACTGAAGTGGAAAGCGAGCGCTATCGCGTGCGCAGGCTTCGTGATGACCTGACCAGCCTCAAGGGGCACGTGTCTGCGGCCACCATTGAGCTTGTGCGCGACCGCATGGCGCTGATGAAGTCCTCCACGCCTGAGGCTGCCGATGCTGACGCCGCGCTTGGCGACGTCCCCCCTACCGCCACCACCGACCCCGACCAAGGCAAGGATCGCCCCCGCACCGCGCCGGAGACCCTCGACTGGATCAAGGAGAACCTCAACTCCGTCGTTGAAGAAGCTACCCGTGGCCTGGAGGAAGGCCGCGAGAAGGTCACCGAGGTGATGGCGCAGCTGAAGTCTGACGTTGCTGAGGCTCAGGCTTCCATGACGGCGAGCGGCAAGGAGATTTTTGCGGGCTCGGTTGTGGAGCAGGGTCTGCTCTCTGCAGCGACGCAGTCGCGCCTCATTGTGTCCCGCCTCCCGCACCGCATCAAGGCTGAGTACTCGGCGGTCCCGCGCGTCATTGTGGCGGACCAAAGTGCGCTGAGCATGGACGGCGGTGAAGTGTCGAAGCGTCTGCAGGAGGCGCTGGCTGAACTGCACCCGCAGGCAGAAGAGCTGGTCATCATTTCGCAGCAAGGCACCGTGCTCGATGCCGCAGCGCTGGACGCTGTTCCGCAGACCGTGTGGCGCATTGCCTGCAGCGAGCGCGCAGAGGCCGTGCAGTTCAACGATGCCCCTGGCGGCGATGTCGTTACGGCGGCTTCACCGGCAGAGGGGCTCGCAGCTGTGGTGAAGAAGATTGGCGCTGAACCCAAGGACCTGCTTTTCTTTGCCAACGAGCCGGGCGATGAGACCTTTGCCGAGGGTGGAGAGGGAGTTGCTGTGCACATGGTGGCCCTGGAAACCGCGCCCATTGAGGTAGTTAAGGCGGCTCAGGCCGTGACCTATTCGGCGGAGCGCTTCGGAATTGCGGAAGTTCTCGAGGCGATGGCTCGCCTGCAGCAGCCGAAAAAGAAATAA
- the serS gene encoding serine--tRNA ligase: protein MIDLKFLRENPDVVRASQVNRGEDPALVDQLLAADEQRRAAIVKADQLRSEQKAFGKKIGQASPEERPALLEGSNELKEKVKAAGEEAAAAEAKVEELQYQLSNVVEGAPAGGEDDFVIIEEVGEKPQFDFEPKDHLELGESLGLIDVKRGAKVGGARFYYLTGDGAFLQLGMLMLAAQKAREAGFTLMVPPVLVRPDVMQGTGFLGQHSDEIYYLPADDLYLVGTSEVALAGYHKDEIIDLSNGPVQYAGWSSCFRREAGSHGKDTRGILRVHQFDKLEMFVYCKPEEAEQMHQKLLSMEKDMLAAMELPYRTIDIAGGDLGSSAARKFDNEAWVPTQETYRELTSTSNCTTFQARRLSTRYRDENGKTQYAATLNGTLATTRWLVAILENHQQADGSVVVPEALRPFVGKDVLHPVNSQ, encoded by the coding sequence GTGATTGATCTCAAGTTTCTTCGCGAAAACCCCGATGTAGTCCGCGCGTCCCAGGTCAACCGTGGGGAGGATCCCGCGCTGGTGGACCAGCTACTCGCTGCCGATGAGCAGCGCCGCGCGGCGATTGTGAAGGCGGACCAGCTGCGCTCGGAGCAGAAGGCCTTTGGCAAGAAGATTGGCCAAGCCTCCCCGGAGGAACGCCCGGCACTGCTTGAGGGCTCCAACGAGCTCAAAGAGAAGGTCAAGGCAGCCGGCGAGGAAGCGGCTGCTGCAGAGGCCAAGGTGGAGGAGCTGCAGTACCAGCTCTCGAACGTGGTTGAAGGCGCGCCGGCCGGTGGCGAGGATGACTTCGTCATCATTGAGGAAGTAGGCGAGAAGCCGCAGTTCGACTTCGAACCGAAGGATCACCTGGAGTTGGGTGAATCGCTGGGGCTTATCGACGTCAAACGGGGAGCCAAGGTCGGCGGCGCCCGCTTCTACTACCTCACCGGCGATGGTGCCTTCCTACAGCTGGGCATGCTCATGCTGGCCGCACAGAAGGCCCGCGAGGCTGGCTTTACCCTCATGGTGCCGCCGGTGCTCGTGCGCCCAGATGTCATGCAGGGAACCGGCTTCCTGGGTCAGCACTCGGATGAAATTTACTACCTCCCGGCGGATGATCTGTACCTCGTCGGAACCTCCGAGGTAGCTCTTGCTGGTTATCACAAGGATGAAATCATCGACCTGTCCAACGGCCCGGTGCAGTACGCCGGCTGGTCCTCCTGCTTCCGCCGCGAGGCCGGATCTCATGGCAAGGACACGCGCGGCATTTTGCGCGTGCACCAGTTCGACAAGCTGGAGATGTTCGTCTACTGCAAGCCGGAAGAGGCAGAACAGATGCACCAGAAGCTCCTCAGTATGGAGAAGGACATGCTGGCTGCGATGGAATTGCCCTACCGCACCATCGACATCGCCGGCGGAGACCTCGGTTCCTCCGCTGCTCGCAAGTTCGACAACGAGGCGTGGGTGCCTACGCAGGAGACCTACCGCGAGCTGACCTCAACGTCGAACTGCACCACCTTCCAGGCCCGCCGCCTGTCCACGCGCTACCGCGATGAGAACGGCAAGACTCAGTACGCCGCTACCCTCAACGGCACCCTCGCCACCACCCGGTGGCTCGTGGCCATCCTGGAAAACCACCAGCAAGCGGACGGTTCGGTCGTGGTTCCGGAGGCTTTGCGTCCTTTCGTAGGCAAGGACGTGCTTCACCCCGTAAACTCCCAGTAG
- a CDS encoding GntR family transcriptional regulator — protein MAPHIITDGPVPKHAQLRDILSELCRTTLKPGDILPGERILEETYGVSRITVRRAIGDLVAEGRLRRVRGKGTFVAPNPLVSHLHLASFSDEMGLQKVTASSRILLGERSTAPEDVCEFFNTESTVAHTHLRRLRLGDGEPYSIDDGWYNSTFAPTLLENDIYNSVYAILGSTFDVPITEAEQTVTAVAADEEIAELLDVPPATPLLHITRFARSGDRPVEWCSSVYRTDRYRLTTRVARAVD, from the coding sequence ATGGCACCTCACATCATCACCGACGGCCCCGTGCCCAAGCACGCGCAGCTGCGGGATATTCTTTCCGAGCTCTGCCGCACCACACTCAAACCCGGTGACATCCTGCCCGGCGAACGCATTCTGGAAGAAACCTATGGTGTCTCCCGCATTACGGTGCGCCGCGCCATTGGGGATTTAGTGGCGGAAGGCCGCCTGCGCCGCGTGCGCGGCAAAGGCACGTTCGTCGCCCCGAATCCGCTGGTCTCCCACCTCCATTTGGCATCGTTCTCCGATGAGATGGGCCTGCAAAAGGTCACGGCCTCCTCGAGGATCCTGCTCGGTGAGCGCAGCACCGCGCCCGAGGACGTGTGCGAATTCTTTAACACCGAGTCCACCGTGGCCCATACTCACCTGCGCCGCCTGCGTCTGGGCGATGGCGAGCCTTATTCCATTGATGATGGCTGGTACAACTCCACCTTCGCGCCCACGCTGCTGGAAAATGATATTTACAACTCCGTCTACGCCATTCTGGGCTCGACCTTTGATGTCCCCATCACGGAGGCCGAACAAACAGTGACGGCTGTGGCGGCGGATGAGGAGATCGCCGAGCTTCTCGACGTCCCCCCAGCCACCCCCCTCCTCCACATCACCCGCTTCGCCCGTTCCGGGGATCGGCCCGTGGAATGGTGCTCCTCGGTCTATCGCACCGACCGCTACCGCCTCACCACCCGTGTCGCCCGCGCCGTGGACTAA
- a CDS encoding septum formation family protein, whose translation MSTSSAWRSASAIRVVLVAALAAAAFLAAYGVFSGESTGTDSAASESATPSVDGSQAADPSAPPAQAASFTSASAGACVTWDIAEDGTATGFEQTSCDKPHRFEISAREDLSAYPTSEFGRNAERPDITRQNALRDELCEAPTVSYLNGKWDPNGRYDIASILPPAASWEKGDRTLLCGLQTTDSAGIPQESTGKVSEVDQAVVAKPGECRKVDENKVISTVPCTEPHQMETVSVINVAERFPGGYPSDEELDKHLSETCTQDAMDYLGGEENLYQSTLQPFWGALTRESWEGGSRSVNCSLIHVNNGFFSTVTGSAKDGRDGLSIDGAPPTEQPKRNPLRDPNAQPGDTNPSEAPADPAAPVDVPVAAQ comes from the coding sequence ATGAGCACTTCTTCTGCATGGCGCTCCGCCTCCGCCATCCGCGTCGTCCTCGTGGCCGCCTTGGCTGCGGCCGCCTTTCTGGCTGCCTACGGCGTGTTTAGCGGCGAGTCTACCGGTACCGATTCCGCGGCGAGCGAGTCCGCCACCCCCAGCGTTGACGGCAGCCAGGCCGCCGATCCTTCGGCCCCGCCTGCACAGGCCGCATCCTTCACTAGCGCCTCCGCCGGCGCATGCGTGACGTGGGATATCGCAGAGGATGGCACGGCCACCGGCTTTGAGCAGACCAGCTGCGACAAACCGCACCGCTTTGAAATCTCGGCCCGCGAGGACCTGAGCGCCTACCCCACCAGTGAGTTTGGCCGCAACGCCGAGCGCCCCGACATTACCCGCCAAAACGCCCTCCGCGATGAGCTCTGCGAAGCCCCCACGGTGAGCTACCTCAACGGCAAGTGGGACCCCAATGGTCGCTATGACATCGCCTCCATCTTGCCGCCAGCAGCCTCCTGGGAGAAGGGCGACCGCACCTTGTTGTGCGGCCTGCAGACCACGGACTCGGCAGGCATTCCACAGGAGTCCACCGGCAAGGTGTCGGAGGTGGACCAGGCGGTCGTCGCCAAGCCCGGCGAATGCCGCAAGGTTGATGAGAATAAGGTGATCAGCACCGTTCCCTGCACCGAGCCGCACCAGATGGAGACCGTCTCCGTCATCAACGTGGCAGAGCGTTTCCCCGGCGGCTACCCAAGCGATGAGGAGCTGGACAAGCACCTATCTGAGACGTGCACCCAAGATGCCATGGATTACCTCGGTGGCGAGGAAAACCTCTACCAATCCACGCTGCAACCGTTCTGGGGCGCGCTCACCCGCGAATCCTGGGAAGGCGGCTCACGCTCGGTCAACTGCTCACTGATCCACGTCAACAATGGTTTCTTCTCCACCGTGACGGGCTCCGCCAAGGACGGTCGCGACGGCCTGAGCATTGACGGAGCCCCGCCCACCGAGCAACCCAAGCGCAACCCCCTGCGTGATCCGAATGCTCAGCCAGGTGATACGAACCCTTCCGAGGCCCCAGCTGATCCCGCAGCACCTGTCGACGTCCCAGTGGCCGCGCAGTAA
- a CDS encoding metallopeptidase family protein: MYEVSEERFEELVGEALDKIPDKFVDQMRNVVILVEDQHPENPNLLGLYEGVMLTHRTATHTGYLPDTISIYRKPLQSISNSEEGLAHEVMVTVFHEVGHYFGFEEDRLHELGWG; the protein is encoded by the coding sequence ATGTACGAGGTCAGCGAGGAACGCTTCGAAGAGCTCGTGGGCGAGGCCCTCGACAAGATTCCAGACAAATTCGTCGACCAGATGCGCAACGTTGTCATCCTCGTAGAAGACCAGCATCCGGAGAACCCGAACCTCCTCGGCCTCTATGAGGGCGTGATGCTCACGCACCGCACGGCGACGCACACCGGCTACCTTCCGGACACCATTTCTATTTACCGCAAGCCGCTGCAGTCCATCAGCAACTCGGAAGAGGGGCTAGCCCACGAGGTCATGGTGACCGTCTTTCACGAGGTGGGCCACTATTTCGGTTTTGAGGAGGACCGTCTCCACGAGCTCGGCTGGGGCTAA
- a CDS encoding histidine phosphatase family protein, protein MTGRIILLRHGQTFSNIDRIMDTRPPGAELTERGRGQAEDVGRELAELCEGRRVRFICSIALRAQQTAMLAARTYAEAADERDVPVEVRVGLHEVFAGEHEMSGSEDTHREYMVALRGWLDGDAESRMPGGESYADVLERYQPVLEDIAQELDDDEDVVVVSHGAAIRVVTTHACGVDPDFAYTGYMPNCRFTLIEPQGQPFGHWTLKRWADTEV, encoded by the coding sequence ATGACCGGAAGAATCATCCTCCTGCGCCACGGCCAGACCTTTTCCAACATTGACCGCATCATGGATACCCGCCCACCAGGTGCCGAGCTCACCGAGCGTGGCCGCGGCCAGGCAGAGGATGTCGGCCGCGAGCTGGCGGAGCTGTGTGAAGGCCGCCGCGTGCGCTTCATCTGCTCGATCGCGCTGCGTGCTCAGCAGACCGCGATGCTGGCTGCCCGCACCTATGCCGAGGCTGCCGATGAGCGTGACGTCCCCGTGGAGGTCCGCGTAGGCCTGCACGAGGTCTTCGCCGGCGAGCACGAAATGAGCGGCAGCGAGGATACCCACCGCGAATACATGGTGGCCTTGCGCGGCTGGCTCGACGGTGACGCTGAGTCCCGTATGCCAGGCGGCGAGAGCTACGCGGATGTACTGGAGCGCTACCAGCCGGTGCTGGAGGATATTGCGCAGGAGCTTGATGATGACGAGGATGTCGTCGTGGTGAGCCACGGCGCTGCCATCCGCGTGGTCACGACCCATGCGTGCGGCGTCGATCCAGACTTCGCTTACACCGGCTACATGCCGAACTGCCGTTTTACCCTCATCGAGCCGCAGGGCCAGCCCTTTGGCCACTGGACGCTCAAGCGCTGGGCGGACACCGAGGTTTAG
- the pheA gene encoding prephenate dehydratase: MSTTIAFLGPAGTFTEAAMQRFAADLGETQPLPVGSPKEALAAVRSGKADYACVAIENSVDGPVTATFDALADGTPVQIYREVDLPVSFSILTRGKSAKEIKTLSTHPVAYQQVRGWLEENLPGVEYVPAASNGAAAQAVARGEVDAAAAPARAGEIFELESLAENVADVAGATTRFVLVGPAGRPTARTGHDRTSVIFTLPNEPGSLVGALQEFAHRGVDLSRIESRPLRTVFGNYRFHADLIGHIEDQPVAEALRALWLRAEEVVFVGSWPSAVATSAPQLDLARLKEADEWVAKARTGQ; the protein is encoded by the coding sequence ATGAGCACCACCATCGCATTCCTTGGTCCCGCCGGAACGTTTACGGAGGCGGCGATGCAGCGCTTCGCCGCAGACCTTGGTGAGACCCAACCGCTTCCGGTCGGTTCGCCCAAGGAGGCGCTCGCTGCCGTGCGCTCGGGAAAGGCAGACTATGCCTGCGTGGCCATCGAGAACTCCGTGGACGGCCCTGTCACGGCCACGTTTGATGCGCTTGCGGATGGAACGCCAGTCCAGATTTACCGCGAAGTGGACCTTCCCGTGTCTTTCTCCATCCTCACCCGCGGGAAGTCCGCGAAGGAGATTAAGACATTGTCAACCCATCCCGTGGCCTATCAGCAGGTGCGGGGCTGGTTGGAGGAGAACCTGCCGGGCGTGGAGTACGTTCCGGCGGCGTCGAATGGCGCGGCGGCTCAAGCCGTGGCGCGCGGTGAGGTCGATGCCGCTGCGGCCCCCGCGCGCGCGGGCGAGATCTTTGAACTGGAATCACTAGCGGAGAACGTTGCGGACGTGGCGGGCGCAACCACACGTTTCGTGCTCGTCGGCCCCGCCGGCAGACCCACCGCGCGCACCGGGCATGACAGAACGTCCGTCATCTTTACTCTGCCCAATGAGCCGGGCTCCTTGGTCGGTGCCCTCCAGGAATTCGCGCACCGCGGGGTGGATCTCTCCCGCATCGAGTCTCGTCCGCTGCGCACCGTCTTTGGGAATTACCGCTTCCACGCCGACCTCATCGGGCATATCGAGGACCAGCCGGTAGCGGAGGCATTGCGGGCATTGTGGTTGCGCGCAGAGGAGGTTGTCTTCGTTGGTTCATGGCCTTCGGCGGTGGCCACGTCAGCGCCCCAGTTGGATCTTGCCCGCCTGAAAGAGGCCGATGAATGGGTAGCGAAGGCGCGCACCGGGCAATAA
- a CDS encoding amidase: MDVNEFTLEQLREDLAGLSPEEHGFTYLDVERRPQHHGRLSGWILSVKDLTDVAGMPTSLGHVERTYMAEETDPFVQELIDAGALIIGKSATPELGLRVDTEPVGLPHPDNPLYPGHTPGGSSGGAAVQVARGLLRAAHASDGGGSIRVPAAACGVVGFKPSGEDLSVPGFITRSVADAATLHGLQPRTPRARIGVLTDPLFAEVEVAPHMLRAVSEAAARLEGAGFETVAISPYPQAAATFEAFQHIFTHRLAGLEFAEGYAEWIRTQGRRVTDLEHSLARWHAIVLPGVLTKFWQVDAILTPTLAFDPPRRGHFLALDHQENFDEQTRWSPWGSLFNVAKLPAISVPWPVPHHPPVGVHLGGITLDDASLLGLAHVLHP; encoded by the coding sequence ATGGACGTTAACGAGTTCACCCTGGAGCAGCTCCGTGAGGATCTCGCGGGCCTCAGCCCCGAAGAGCATGGTTTCACCTATCTCGATGTGGAGCGGCGGCCGCAGCACCACGGGCGTTTAAGCGGCTGGATCCTCTCTGTCAAGGATCTCACTGACGTCGCCGGCATGCCCACCAGCCTCGGCCACGTCGAGCGCACCTACATGGCGGAGGAAACGGATCCTTTCGTGCAGGAGCTTATCGACGCCGGCGCGCTCATCATCGGCAAGTCCGCCACTCCCGAACTGGGCTTGCGCGTCGATACCGAACCGGTGGGCCTGCCACATCCGGATAATCCGCTTTACCCTGGGCACACGCCTGGCGGCTCCTCCGGCGGTGCGGCCGTACAGGTGGCGCGCGGTCTGCTCCGCGCGGCTCATGCCTCCGATGGCGGTGGTTCCATCCGCGTTCCGGCCGCTGCCTGCGGTGTGGTGGGCTTCAAGCCTTCCGGGGAGGACCTCTCCGTGCCTGGGTTTATTACCCGCTCGGTCGCCGACGCCGCCACGCTCCACGGCCTTCAGCCCCGCACGCCGCGCGCTCGCATCGGGGTGCTTACCGATCCGCTCTTTGCCGAAGTAGAAGTGGCCCCGCACATGCTGCGTGCGGTCAGCGAGGCCGCCGCGCGATTGGAGGGCGCTGGTTTCGAAACCGTGGCAATTTCGCCCTATCCGCAGGCAGCTGCCACTTTCGAGGCCTTCCAGCACATCTTCACCCACCGCCTGGCAGGCTTGGAGTTCGCGGAAGGCTACGCGGAGTGGATTCGCACCCAAGGCCGCCGAGTGACCGACCTTGAGCATTCCCTGGCGCGCTGGCACGCCATTGTTCTGCCAGGGGTTCTCACGAAGTTCTGGCAGGTCGACGCCATCCTGACCCCCACATTAGCGTTCGACCCGCCGCGCCGCGGACACTTCCTCGCGCTGGATCACCAGGAGAACTTCGACGAGCAGACGCGCTGGTCACCGTGGGGGTCGCTGTTCAACGTGGCCAAGCTGCCTGCTATCTCCGTACCGTGGCCCGTGCCGCATCACCCGCCGGTGGGCGTCCACCTCGGAGGCATCACGCTTGACGACGCCTCCCTCCTCGGCCTCGCCCACGTACTGCACCCATGA
- a CDS encoding CPBP family intramembrane glutamic endopeptidase, translating into MSLTRSRLRAEIFIVLTITFGISGVRAMLRLTDALLNPAPLNEQSVTINSSQSTTTLLDLAFQLCSTAVLVAWGALVLYLLAMPPRPRWRDGLHGAALAAIIGLPGLALYYTALHWGWTKEVIPGAFDTWIEIPVLLLKSFANAWAEELVVVYWLMTRLKQCGWALPATLAASSILRGSYHLYQGVSAGFGNILMGLLYGWYFHRTGKVWPLVIAHFLIDAVAFVGYALLIGA; encoded by the coding sequence ATGAGCCTCACGCGATCCCGCCTGCGTGCGGAAATCTTCATTGTCCTCACCATCACGTTCGGCATCTCCGGGGTTCGTGCGATGCTACGGCTGACCGATGCCCTGCTGAACCCCGCGCCGCTCAACGAACAGTCCGTCACCATCAACTCCTCGCAGTCCACCACGACGCTGCTCGACCTCGCGTTTCAGCTGTGCAGCACCGCTGTCTTGGTGGCGTGGGGAGCACTCGTGCTGTATCTCCTCGCAATGCCGCCACGGCCGCGCTGGCGCGATGGCCTGCACGGCGCGGCCTTGGCCGCGATTATTGGGTTGCCGGGCCTGGCGCTCTATTACACGGCGCTCCACTGGGGCTGGACCAAGGAGGTCATCCCGGGAGCCTTCGACACGTGGATTGAGATCCCCGTTCTGCTCCTCAAGTCCTTCGCTAACGCGTGGGCGGAAGAGCTCGTCGTGGTGTATTGGCTGATGACGCGGCTCAAGCAGTGTGGCTGGGCCCTTCCGGCGACACTGGCGGCCTCATCCATCCTGCGCGGCTCTTATCATCTTTATCAGGGCGTATCAGCAGGCTTCGGCAATATCCTCATGGGGCTGCTCTACGGCTGGTATTTCCATCGCACGGGGAAGGTGTGGCCGCTGGTCATCGCGCACTTTCTTATCGACGCCGTCGCCTTCGTTGGCTACGCACTCCTCATCGGCGCTTAA